The following coding sequences are from one Gammaproteobacteria bacterium window:
- a CDS encoding ribbon-helix-helix protein, CopG family yields the protein MHRTQILLEEWQYETLRSRAEREGRSLSDLVRELLRVALEDSGSRTSSRLDAMEGIGEDTASYGENHDRYLYGARDED from the coding sequence ATGCACAGAACACAGATTCTCCTCGAAGAGTGGCAATACGAAACCCTGCGGTCCCGGGCCGAACGGGAGGGGCGGAGCCTGTCTGATCTGGTCCGCGAGTTATTGCGGGTTGCGCTTGAAGATTCCGGCTCGAGAACGAGTTCGCGTCTGGATGCCATGGAGGGGATCGGAGAAGACACGGCCTCGTATGGTGAGAACCACGATCGATACCTGTACGGCGCCAGGGATGAGGATTGA